The sequence below is a genomic window from Candidatus Eisenbacteria bacterium.
GCGCGACCCCGTCATGTATCGAATCCTGAGGGCCGCACACCACAGGACGGGGGATAGATGGTGCATCTATCCGACGTACGATTTTGCACACGGTCAGTCGGATTCGATCGAAGGCATCACGCACTCTCTCTGTAGCCTGGAGTTTGAAGACCATCGGCCGCTCTACGACTGGTATCTGGATCAGCTGGGCGTACACCACCCGCAGCAGATCGAGTTTGCTCGCCTCAAGTTGACTCGCACCATGATGAGCAAGCGACGGCTTCTACAGATGGTCAAAGATGGCGTCGTGAAGGCGTGGGACGACCCACGTATGCCGACGATAGCGGCCCTCCGCAGGCGTGGCTACACGCCGGAGTCGATCAGGACCTTCTGTGAGCGCATCGGAGTGGCCAAGAGAGACAGCGTCGTGGATGTCGCGTTTCTCGAGCACTGTCTGCGAGAGGACCTCAACAGGCGAGCGCCTCGTGTGATGGCGGTGCTGCGCCCGCTACGTCTTGTGATCGACAATTATCCGGAAGGCCAGGTCGAAGAGCTGGAGGCGATCAACAATCCTGAGGATCCGACGATGGGGATACGAAAGGTCCCGTTCACGCGGGTTCTCTACATCGAGCAAGACGATTTTCGTGAGGACCCGCCGCCGAAGTTCTACCGGCTGGCTCCGGGTCGCGAGGTACGCCTCAGGTATGCGTACTACGTGACGTGTGTGAAAGTGGTCAAGGATGAAGAAACCGGTGAGGTGGTGGAGCTTCGTTGCACGTACGATCCGGCGACGCGCGGAGGCGGATCTCCCGATGGGCGGGCGGTGAAGGCCACACTCCACTGGGTGTCCGCGGCGCACGCCGTCAACGCGGAAGTCAGACTGTACGATCACCTCTTTACGAAAGAGGATCCGGACGACGTGGAAGAAGGCGCAGATTGGAAATCCAACTTGAATCCCAAGTCCCAGGAGATCTTGACCTCGTGTAAGCTGGAGCCGGGCCTGGCCGGCGTGAACCCCGGTTATCGGTGTCAGTTCGAGAGACTGG
It includes:
- a CDS encoding glutamine--tRNA ligase/YqeY domain fusion protein, coding for MAGSEPLAPSNFIKDIVTADLKAGKNQGRVHTRFPPEPNGYLHIGHAKSICLNFGVAAEFGGLCNLRFDDTNPSKEEVEYVEGMKEDIKWLGFDWGDRLYHASDYFEKLYEFAVQLVKKGKAYVCDLSADEIRETRGTLTEPGTNSPHRGRNVEENLDLFQRMRAGEFPDGSRVLRAKIDMASGNLNMRDPVMYRILRAAHHRTGDRWCIYPTYDFAHGQSDSIEGITHSLCSLEFEDHRPLYDWYLDQLGVHHPQQIEFARLKLTRTMMSKRRLLQMVKDGVVKAWDDPRMPTIAALRRRGYTPESIRTFCERIGVAKRDSVVDVAFLEHCLREDLNRRAPRVMAVLRPLRLVIDNYPEGQVEELEAINNPEDPTMGIRKVPFTRVLYIEQDDFREDPPPKFYRLAPGREVRLRYAYYVTCVKVVKDEETGEVVELRCTYDPATRGGGSPDGRAVKATLHWVSAAHAVNAEVRLYDHLFTKEDPDDVEEGADWKSNLNPKSQEILTSCKLEPGLAGVNPGYRCQFERLGYFCADPDSLKDKLVFNRTVTLRDAWAKIEKAQRGAKAS